Within the Saccharopolyspora gloriosae genome, the region TTCCTCGCCCGGAGGGTTGTCGTGGCGCGGACGGCGGGCGCTCATGCGCGGGTCCGCGAACACCGCGCTGCCCTCGTCGAACCGGGTCACCAGCCAGCCTTCGGTGCCGTTCGGGAACGTCACCCAGTGGATCGGCTGCTCCTCCTGCAAGGCCTGGTATTCGGGCGGCGGATCCAGCGGGGCGGCGGTGTCGCGCGTGGTGGGCATCGACCGGGTCATGTTCGTCCTTCTCTCCTGCGTGGCGGGTCAGTTCGAGTTCTGGTGGGCGGTGTGCTCGGCGACGGCCTTCGAGACTCCCTCGTGCACCGAGGTGGCGTTGCCCCAGCCGACGTAGAAAGCCAGCTGCAGCACGGATTCGTGCAATTCCTCGGGAGTGCAGTCCCCACCGGAGAGGGCGCCGCGGGCCTGCACCTGCACCAGGTCCGCCCGGCCGAGGGAGGCGGTCGCGCCGAGCACGAGCAACCTCCTGTCCCGAGTGGACAGACCAGGGCGGTTCCAGATCTCACCGAAGAGGTGGCCGACCGTCTCGTCGAGGAACGCGCCGCTCTGCCCGTCGAGGGACTTGCTGAAACCGGCGCCGTAGACCTCGTCCATGACGTCCAGACCGCGCTGGTACTGGTCGCTCATACGTCCTTCCCTTCCTGAATTCCGAGGGTGTCCCGTTCTTCTCGGCGGGTCACGTCCACCAAGGGGAGTTCGACCTCCAGGTCCGCGGCGAGCTTCTGCGCGGCGGCGAGGTCCTTGTCCATCAACGGCTCGATACCGCGCACCAGCTTGCGGATCGCCGCCAGCGCCCCAGGACCGTCGAGGCCTTGGCCCGTCAACGCGGCGATCTGCTCGCTCATCGCCAGTGCTCCCGCCTGGTCGACGCGCTGCATCTCCAGCAGTTGCAGGAGGGTGTGGCCTTCGGGGTCAGCGGTCGTGATGACCCGCATGAGCGTCTCCGGCTCGACCCCGGCCGCGCCCGCCAGCGATGCGGCTTCCGCCACGGTCCGCCAGCTGCCGTAGGTCACGACGTTGCGCGCGAGCTTGGTCGCCATGCCCGCCCCGAGCGGTCCGCAGTGCACGACCTCCTTGGCGAAGTCGGCCAGCACCGGCATGGCGCGGGCGACCGTGTCCGCGTCGCCGCCGACCATCGTGACCAGGCCGTTCTCGGCGGCCTTGTCGCCGGGGGTGACACCGGAATCCAGGAACCCGACATCTGAGGCGGCGCACGCGGCGGCCAGCTCCCGCACGACCGGCAGCTCGACGGTGCTCAGCAGGACGATGGTCGATCCGGGCTGTGCGCCCACCAGCAGACCGGAGTCCCCGGTGATCACTTCTCGTGCCTGATCGGCGGAGACCACGGCGATGAGCACCACATCGCTGTTCGCGGCCACCTCAGCGGGGGAGCCCAGCAGGTCAGGATCGCCCGGCAGCTCCGCGGCCTCCGGCCGGATGTCGTGGACGACCGGCACCCGGCCGCTGCGGGCCAGGCTGACCGCGACGCCACCGCCGATCATTCCGAGGCCGATCACACCTGCGCGCAGCCGCGCGGGTTCGTCCTGCCGTGCTTTCATGCTCGTTCTCCCTCGGTGGCGTTGACGAGTTCGGTGGCCGCAGGCCACGGACGCCGCTCGGCGACGAGCGGCCGGAATCCCCGCGCGGCGCGCGCCATGTTGATGCCGACCACCGCGCAGACCCGCCCCTGCCTGC harbors:
- a CDS encoding carboxymuconolactone decarboxylase family protein — encoded protein: MSDQYQRGLDVMDEVYGAGFSKSLDGQSGAFLDETVGHLFGEIWNRPGLSTRDRRLLVLGATASLGRADLVQVQARGALSGGDCTPEELHESVLQLAFYVGWGNATSVHEGVSKAVAEHTAHQNSN
- a CDS encoding NAD(P)-dependent oxidoreductase, producing the protein MKARQDEPARLRAGVIGLGMIGGGVAVSLARSGRVPVVHDIRPEAAELPGDPDLLGSPAEVAANSDVVLIAVVSADQAREVITGDSGLLVGAQPGSTIVLLSTVELPVVRELAAACAASDVGFLDSGVTPGDKAAENGLVTMVGGDADTVARAMPVLADFAKEVVHCGPLGAGMATKLARNVVTYGSWRTVAEAASLAGAAGVEPETLMRVITTADPEGHTLLQLLEMQRVDQAGALAMSEQIAALTGQGLDGPGALAAIRKLVRGIEPLMDKDLAAAQKLAADLEVELPLVDVTRREERDTLGIQEGKDV